A stretch of Gasterosteus aculeatus chromosome 4, fGasAcu3.hap1.1, whole genome shotgun sequence DNA encodes these proteins:
- the LOC144406146 gene encoding uncharacterized protein LOC144406146 yields MCRLPVMEQRGSTVWRELWFCFTFVFVLDILRNGASAQIRYSIYEEVQRESVVGNIAKDLGLDKSALKDRRYRIVSGSTEPLFLVNQDDGILYVKRGIDREEVCERTSPCLINLKTVLENPLEIHYVVVEVLDINDHAPVFPEKEKRLEIYESALMGARFQLQAAHDEDVGPFTIQQYRLSHNEYFRLEVKDRGEDRKVPFLVLQKQLDRETVGKLKLRLTAVDGGKPVKSGNIDIIVIVLDVNDNSPVFTNEIYSSTLKENSPAGTVVIRVNATDLDMGANSEIVYSFGHEVDSKVMDVFSIDSNTGEIKVTGQIDFEQSKSYEIDIQASDKGQVPLTADKSVMITIIDINDNAPVIELTSFSSSIKEDSKLGTTVALISVSDLDYGVNGNVICTIKEKVPFALVPSLQENMYAIVTRSQLDRENVSQFDVTIIAKDSGDPIFSTEKAISVVISDVNDNIPEFSLNPYVIYITENNIPGASVFAVKAFDCDESENAVISYRIPREASGDNKFSSFLNINSENGDILALKSFDFETLKTFQFQVIATDSGTPSLSSNVTVHVFILDQNDNAPIILYPLSSNGSAEGVEEIPRNVNAGHLVTKVRAYDADIGYNGWLLFSLQEVTDHSLFGLDRYTGQIRTLRSFTETDEAEHKLVILVKDNGNVSLSATATVIVKVVEPKEAFAASDVKSATNDEKENNVTFYLMITLGSVSTLFLISIIVLIAMQCSKSTEYTSKYLQETNYDGTLCHSIQYRSGEKRYMLVGPRMSIGSTIVPGSHANTLMLPDRRTPGEDGLVFLGLIMEQRTFKARRARGFFFGCVVAVLLWSVASEQIRYSISEEVNEGTVVGNIAKDLGLDKNTLKERKYRIVSSNADHLFHVNQNDGVLYVSRKIDREEVCSITSACLMNLKTVLEDPLEVHYVVVEVLDINDHSPSFPDKEKTLEISESVLPGVRIPLQDARDPDGGLFSVQRYKLSSNDHFRLEVRDKGEDGKIPILIVQKSLDREAAGRHSLVLSALDGGKPPKSGEMQILINVLDINDNAPIFSQDVYSVMLDENAPIGTTVIQVNATDLDEGQNGDVVYSFSSIVSQRLLKLFDINTSTGEIIVKGLINYEEKDKYEIEIQASDKGVATLATQKSVIIKVVDMNDNAPEIEVTSFSRYVSEDSRPGTTVALISVNDFDAGLNGKVKCFIDEDVPFTLSTSLQDKIYSLVTKSTLDREKLSYYDVKIVAKDAGQPSLSSEKTINVMVSDVNDNTPEFSLSPYTFYITEDMEPGTSVFSVRAFDRDETDNALISYHILRERTKEYTAASFLNINSENGDILALKSFDFETLKTFQFQVVATDSGTPSLSSNVTVHVFILDQNDNAPIILYPLSSNGSAEGVEEIPRNVNAGHLVTKVRAYDADIGYNGWLLFSLQEVTDHSLFGLDRYTGQIRTLRSFTETDEAEHKLVILVKDNGNVSLSATATVIVKVVEPKEAFAASDVKSATNDEEDNNVTFYLMITLGSVSTLFLISIIVLIAMQCSKSTEYTSKYLQETNYDGTLCHSIQYRSGEKRYMLVGPRMSVGSTIVPGSHANTLMLPDRRTHGEVRHI; encoded by the exons ATGTGTCGCCTTCCAGTGATGGAACAAAGAGGAAGCACGGTATGGAGGGAGCTATGGTTTTGCTTCACCTTCGTCTTTGTTTTGGATATTTTACGCAACGGAGCTTCTGCACAGATCAGATATTCCATATATGAGGAGGTTCAACGGGAATCCGTCGTCGGGAACATAGCTAAGGACTTGGGGCTGGATAAGAGTGCACTCAAAGATAGAAGGTATCGCATTGTTTCAGGCTCAACTGAACCTCTCTTTTTAGTGAATCAAGACGATGGTATATTGTATGTGAAACGAGGAATAGACAGAGAGGAGGTGTGCGAAAGGACCAGTCCATGTTTGATCAATCTGAAAACCGTGCTTGAAAACCCACTTGAGATCCACTATGTGGTAGTGGAAGTACTTGATATAAATGACCACGCGCCGGTTTttccagagaaagaaaaaaggcttgAGATTTACGAGTCGGCCCTAATGGGAGCGAGATTTCAATTACAGGCTGCGCACGATGAAGACGTGGGGCCGTTCACAATTCAGCAATACAGACTAAGCCATAACGAATATTTTAGATTAGAAGTCAAGGACAGAGGTGAGGACCGTAAAGTACCATTTTTAGTCCTGCAGAAGCAGTTGGATAGAGAAACAGTCGGGAAACTTAAGCTTCGTCTAACAGCCGTTGATGGAGGTAAACCGGTGAAGTCTGGCAACATAGATATTATTGTAATTGTGCTGGATGTTAATGACAACTCCCCGGTGTTCACCAACGAGATTTATTCTTCCACACTTAAGGAAAACTCCCCGGCGGGCACTGTGGTGATTCGGGTAAATGCAACAGATTTGGACATGGGTGCAAATAGCGAAATAGTTTATTCATTTGGTCACGAGGTTGATTCAAAAGTGATGGATGTTTTTAGTATTGACTCAAACACCGGTGAAATAAAGGTAACTGGTCAAATCGATTTTGAGCAAAGTAAAAGTTATGAAATTGACATTCAGGCGTCTGATAAGGGGCAAGTTCCTTTAACAGCTGACAAAAGTGTTATGATTACCATTATTGATATCAATGATAATGCACCTGTGATCGAATTGACGTCATTTTCTAGCTCTATCAAGGAAGATTCAAAGTTAGGAACCACGGTGGCTCTGATTAGTGTCAGTGATTTAGATTACGGAGTCAATGGAAACGTCATTTGCACGATCAAAGAAAAAGTGCCGTTTGCGTTAGTCCCCTCATTGCAAGAAAACATGTACGCTATTGTCACTAGATCGCAATTGGACAGGGAAAACGTTTCACAATTTGATGTCACAATTATTGCGAAGGATTCAGGGGATCCGATTTTTTCAACTGAAAAGGCGATAAGCGTCGTAATATCAGATGTCAATGACAATATTCCAGAGTTTTCTTTAAACCcctatgtcatttatatcacaGAGAATAACATCCCGGGAGCCTCGGTCTTTGCAGTAAAAGCATTCGATTGTGATGAAAGTGAAAACGCTGTTATTTCATATCGTATTCCGAGGGAAGCAAGCGGGGATAATAAATTCagctcatttttaaatattaactcAGAAAATGGAGATATTTTGGCCCTTAaaagttttgactttgaaacccTGAAAACGTTCCAGTTCCAAGTTATCGCCACAGATTCTGGCACTCCGTCACTGAGCAGCAACGTCACGGTGCACGTGTTCATTCTGGATCAGAACGACAACGCTCCGATCATCTTGTATCCTCTCAGCTCTAACGGttctgctgaaggtgtggaggagaTTCCCCGCAATGTGAACGCAGGACACTTGGTGACTAAAGTCAGAGCCTATGACGCTGATATAGGATATAACGGCTGGttactgttttcactgcaggaagTTACTGACCACAGTCTCTTTGGGTTGGACCGCTATACAGGACAGATCAGAACACTTCGCTCGTTCACAGAGACGGACGAGGCTGAGCATAAACTGGTCATACTGGTGAAAGACAACGGGAACGTTTCACTCTCAGCAACAGCTACTGTGATTGTCAAAGTTGTGGAGCCCAAAGAGGCTTTTGCTGCTTCTGAtgttaaaagtgcaacaaatgacGAGAAGGAGAATAACGTGACTTTTTACCTGATGATAACTTTGGGCTCAGTTTCAACACTTTTTCTCATCAGTATCATCGTGCTGATTGCGATGCAGTGCTCTAAATCCACAGAGTATACTTCTAAATATCTACAAGAGACTAATTATGACGGGACACTGTGTCACAGCATCCAGTACAGATCTGGAGAGAAGCGCTACATGTTAGTTGGACCCAGAATGAGTATAGGATCTACTATAGTCCCGGGAAGccatgcaaacacactgatgcTCCCTGACAGGAGGACACCTGGAGAG GATGGATTAGTGTTTTTAGGTTTAATCATGGAACAAAGAACATTCAAGGCGCGAAGAGCGAGAGGATTTTTTTTCGGCTGCGTGGTTGCTGTGCTTCTGTGGAGCGTGGCATCGGAGCAAATACGATATTCTATTTCTGAGGAAGTAAACGAAGGAACTGTTGTTGGAAATATAGCGAAGGATCTTGGTTTAgataaaaatactttaaaagaaAGGAAGTATCGGATTGTTTCCAGTAATGCCGATCATCTTTTCCATGTAAATCAGAATGATGGTGTCCTATACGTGAGCCGCAAGATTGACAGGGAAGAGGTGTGCTCGATAACCAGTGCGTGTTTAATGAATCTGAAGACAGTCCTAGAAGACCCCCTGGAGGTACATTATGTTGTAGTGGAGGTCCTGGATATAAACGACCATTCACCAAGTTTCCCGGATAAAGAGAAAACGTTGGAGATTTCTGAATCGGTGTTGCCCGGAGTACGTATTCCTCTACAAGACGCACGCGATCCAGACGGTGGGCTTTTTTCGGTTCAGCGCTATAAGCTCAGCTCCAATGACCATTTTCGTTTAGAAGTTAGGGATAAGGGAGAGGATGGTAAAATACCTATATTAATTGTGCAGAAATCTTTGGATAGGGAGGCAGCAGGAAGGCACTCGTTAGTGCTGAGCGCGCTGGATGGAGGAAAACCTCCCAAATCTGGGGAAATGCAAATTCTGATAAATGTTTTGGACATTAATGACAATGCACCTATTTTCTCTCAAGATGTTTATTCGGTGATGCTCGATGAAAATGCTCCAATAGGCACAACAGTCATACAAGTCAATGCCACTGATTTAGATGAGGGACAAAACGGAGATGTAGTTTATTCATTTAGCAGTATTGTGAGTCAACGGTTATTAAAACTGTTTGATATAAATACATCAACAGGGGAAATAATTGTAAAGGGTTTAATAAATTATGAGGAGAAGGATAAATATgaaattgaaattcaagcaTCAGATAAAGGTGTTGCTACTCTGGCTACACAAAAAAGCGTCATAATTAAGGTAGTTGACATGAATGATAACGCACCAGAGATTGAAGTTACTTCATTTTCAAGGTATGTCTCTGAAGATTCCAGACCTGGAACTACAGTTGCACTTATTAGTGTAAATGACTTTGACGCTGGTCTTAATGGAAAAGTAAAATGCTTCATTGATGAGGATGTCCCATTTACATTATCCACATCCTTACAAGACAAAATATATTCACTAGTTACAAAATCTACTCTTGACAGAGAGAAACTGTCATATTATGATGTCAAAATAGTTGCAAAAGACGCTGGTCAGCCTTCATTATCCTCTGAAAAGACAATAAATGTCATGGTGTCAGATGTTAATGACAACACTCCGGAGTTTTCACTAAGTCCCTATACTTTCTACATTACTGAAGATATGGAACCAGGTACGTCTGTGTTCTCTGTTAGAGCTTTCGACCGTGATGAGACAGACAATGCTCTTATATCCTATCATATCCTCAGGGAGAGAACAAAAGAATATACGGCAGCTTCATTCCTTAATATCAACTCTGAAAATGGAGATATTTTGGCTCTCAAgagttttgactttgaaacccTAAAAACGTTCCAGTTCCAAGTTGTCGCCACAGATTCTGGGACTCCGTCACTGAGCAGCAACGTCACGGTGCACGTGTTCATTCTGGATCAGAACGACAACGCACCGATCATCTTGTATCCTCTCAGCTCTAACGGatctgctgaaggtgtggaggagaTTCCCCGCAATGTGAACGCAGGACACTTGGTGACTAAAGTCAGAGCCTATGACGCTGATATAGGATATAACGGCTGGttactgttttcactgcaggaagTTACTGACCACAGTCTCTTCGGGTTGGACCGCTATACAGGACAGATCAGAACACTTCGCTCGTTCACAGAGACGGACGAGGCTGAGCATAAACTGGTCATACTGGTGAAAGACAACGGGAACGTTTCACTCTCAGCAACAGCTACTGTGATTGTCAAAGTTGTGGAGCCCAAAGAGGCTTTTGCTGCTTCTGATGtcaaaagtgcaacaaatgacGAGGAGGATAATAACGTGACTTTTTACCTGATGATAACTTTGGGCTCAGTTTCAACACTTTTTCTCATCAGTATCATCGTGCTGATTGCAATGCAGTGCTCTAAATCCACAGAGTATACTTCTAAATATCTACAAGAGACTAATTATGACGGGACACTGTGTCACAGCATCCAGTACAGATCTGGAGAGAAACGCTACATGTTAGTTGGACCCAGAATGAGTGTAGGATCTACTATAGTCCCGGGCAGCCATGCGAATACACTGATGCTCCCTGACAGGAGGACACATGGAGAGGTAAGACATATTTAG